CCGACTGGGCGGAAGGCGATGCTGAAAGGTCGCCGTTGAAGCCGACCTTGATGTCATCCGCCGCCCATGACGGGCGGACCATATCGACGAAGGGCGCTGTCGCGCCGATGGCGACCGCACCACGCAGAAAGCGTCTCCGCGCCTTTGAAAAATTGTTCATTTTTTCCTCCCTATGGCCCGCGCAGGCCGTCGCGATGCTGTGCACCACAGAACACGACAGGCCTCAGCGCGGCTCCTCCAGCCGTCGTCGTGCCGGCGGCATGTTTGGCATTCTCGGCTCACCGGCAGACCATCTGTGAATTAGCTCACCGCGAAACGTTTAGCAACAGATGAATTGCCGCAAATTTGCCTATTGTGAATCGACTCGTTAAATGCGATCACCGTGAGCAGGCAGCCGGGTCGGTCGCCAAGCCACCTCACGGACCCGTCGAGGAGGAACGCTGCGATGCGGAAACGTAGGAACGTCGCCGCATTTGCGACCACCTGCGCCGTCCGGCGGAGCCAGCCGTCTTCGTCCCTGAGAAAATCGATGTCCTTGAGCGGAGTTTCCTCGTGACGACCGATTCCACCAGAAGCGCGGATGTCCCCGCGTTGTTCTCCCCCCTCGCATTGCGCGATCTGGTCCTGCCCAACCGCATCGTCATTTCACCCATGTGCCAGCACGCCGCGGACGACGGCCGCGCCAGCGACTGGCACCTGGTGCATCTGGGCAAGTTCGCGTTCGGCGGGGCCGGCCTGATCTTTACCGAGAGCACGGCGGTGTCGCCGCATGGCCGGGTCGGGATCAACGACCTCGGCCTGTGGAAGGACGATCAAGTGGCGCCGCTCGCCAGGGTGGTCGATTTCATTCATGCGCAGTCAGGACTGGTCGGCGTCCAGCTCGCCCATACCGGGCGCAAGACCGGCAGCTTCCCCGTCTGGGAGGGTGGCCAGCCGTTCACGGCGGCGGACCTCGACCGTTTCGCCGGCGCGGAGGGCTGGCGCCGCATCGGACCGAGCGCGGTCTCCGCCGGTCCCACCTGGACCGTGCCCGAAGAGCTCGACCGCGCCGGCATGGAAGAGGTCGCCCAGCAGTTTGAGACGGCCACCTGCCGGGCGCTGGCCGCAGGTTTCGACGCGGTCGAGCTGCACTTCGCGCACGGCTATCTGATCCCGACCTTTCTCTCGCGGCTGGCCAATCGTCGCACCGACGCGTTCGGTGGTCCGATCGAGAACCGGATGCGCTATCCGCTCGAGATCGCCAGCCGGGTCCGCGCTGCCTGGCCGGCGGAACGGCCGCTCTTCTGCCGGATCTCGGCCGTGGACGGTGCGGTCGACAGCTGGGACCTCGAGGATTCGATCATCTTCGCCCGTGAGCTGAAGGCGGTTGGCGTCGATGTCGTCGACGTCTCCTCCGGCGGCCTGTCCGAGGAGATCAGCCGGATGAACGTGCCGCGCGGGTTGGGTTTCCAGCTGGGATTTGCCGAAACCATCCGTCGCGAGGCGCAGGTTTTGACCCAGGCGGTCGGCATGATCGTCGACGGGCCGCAGGCCGAAGAGGCGTTGCGTTCCGGAGCCGCCGATCTTGTCGCCATCGGCCGCGCCGCGCTCGAGGACCCCTATTGGCCGCGTCGTGCGGCCGAGCAGCTCGGGTTCGGGGCGGACTATTCCACCTGGCCGGTTCGCCACGGCGCCTGGCTCGCCAAGCGCGAGCAGAGCCTCGGCGACACACTGCGAGAACGCAAGGACCTGCTGTCGGCGACGCGCCGCAGCCTTGGCATTCGGAACTGAGGGTCGCGCGATATGACGCACAATTTCGACTGCGACGTGCTGGTTGTGGGGTCGGGCGCCGGTGGCTTTGCTGCGGCGGTCACCGCCGCAGCCGAGGGCCTGAAGGTAATCCTCGCCGAGAAAGATCACTGGGTCGGCGGCACAACCGCCTTCTCAGGCGGCTTCATGTGGGTACCGAACAATCCGGTGTCCCGCCGCGACGGCATGGAGGACACGGTCGAGTCCGCGCGCACCTATCTGCAGAACGAGGCCGGCAATCACTTCAACCCCGACTGCGTCGACGCGTTCCTGCGCACTGGCCCGGAGGCGATCAGCTTCTTCGACACCAGGACGGCCGTGACATTCGAACCGGCCTCGGCCTTTTCCGACTATCATCCGACCGTGCCGGGCGGGCGGACGGGTGGCCGGTCGATCAAGGCACAGCCCTTTCGTGGCGAGGAACTGGGGAAGGAGCTCAAACGCCTGCGCCCGCCCTTGCCCGAGCTGACCTTCGTCGGGCTGATGATCGGCTCCGGCCCGGAACTGAAGCATTTCTTCAACGCGACGCGCTCGCTCAAATCCGCCGTCTATGTCGCAAAGCGGCTGGTCGCCCATGCCGGCGACCTCGCGCGGCATGGGCGCGGCATGCTGCTGACCAACGGCAATGCGCTGGCGGGGCGCCTGTTCCGCAGCGCGCTCGACCTCGGTGTCGATGTCTGGACCGATGCGCCGGTCTCGCGGCTGCTCGTCGAGGCTGGCGCCGTCCGCGGCGCGGAGGTGACGAAGACCGGCCAGACGGTGACGGTGCGCGCCCGCTACGGCGTGGTTCTGGCCGCCGGTGGTTTCCCGCAGGACGCTGCGCGGCGCCGCGCCATGTTCCCGCACGACGCCGACAACAAGGGGCACTTCTCGCCCGCGCCTGCATCCAACACCGGTGACGGCCTGCGCCTCGGCGAGGCGGTCGGCGCCAAGGTCGAAGACAGCTATCCGAACGCCGCGGCCTGGGTGCCGGTTTCGCGGGTGCCGCGCGCTGACGGAAGCTTCGGCGTGTTCCCACATTTCATCGACCGCGCCAAGCCTGGGCTGATCGCGGTGCTTTCGAACGGCAAGCGCTTCGTCAACGAAGCCAATTCCTACCACGATTTCGTGCAGGCGCTGTTCGCCGCTCGTGGCGCGG
This portion of the Phreatobacter stygius genome encodes:
- a CDS encoding NADH:flavin oxidoreductase/NADH oxidase, whose product is MFSPLALRDLVLPNRIVISPMCQHAADDGRASDWHLVHLGKFAFGGAGLIFTESTAVSPHGRVGINDLGLWKDDQVAPLARVVDFIHAQSGLVGVQLAHTGRKTGSFPVWEGGQPFTAADLDRFAGAEGWRRIGPSAVSAGPTWTVPEELDRAGMEEVAQQFETATCRALAAGFDAVELHFAHGYLIPTFLSRLANRRTDAFGGPIENRMRYPLEIASRVRAAWPAERPLFCRISAVDGAVDSWDLEDSIIFARELKAVGVDVVDVSSGGLSEEISRMNVPRGLGFQLGFAETIRREAQVLTQAVGMIVDGPQAEEALRSGAADLVAIGRAALEDPYWPRRAAEQLGFGADYSTWPVRHGAWLAKREQSLGDTLRERKDLLSATRRSLGIRN
- a CDS encoding FAD-dependent oxidoreductase, translating into MTHNFDCDVLVVGSGAGGFAAAVTAAAEGLKVILAEKDHWVGGTTAFSGGFMWVPNNPVSRRDGMEDTVESARTYLQNEAGNHFNPDCVDAFLRTGPEAISFFDTRTAVTFEPASAFSDYHPTVPGGRTGGRSIKAQPFRGEELGKELKRLRPPLPELTFVGLMIGSGPELKHFFNATRSLKSAVYVAKRLVAHAGDLARHGRGMLLTNGNALAGRLFRSALDLGVDVWTDAPVSRLLVEAGAVRGAEVTKTGQTVTVRARYGVVLAAGGFPQDAARRRAMFPHDADNKGHFSPAPASNTGDGLRLGEAVGAKVEDSYPNAAAWVPVSRVPRADGSFGVFPHFIDRAKPGLIAVLSNGKRFVNEANSYHDFVQALFAARGAGAKGPARAFLIVDKPFLKRFGLGFVKPFPVPVGPNIRSGYLKAGKTIAELARDAKIDAAGLEATIATWNRDVASGEDRAFGKGSTAYNRFNGDPDFQPNPCLAPIATGPFYAVEVVVGDLGTFAGLRANGNAQVLDPEGRPIAGLYAAGNDMASIMGGNYPGGGITLGPALTFGYIAGRHLAAARGGALARAATDGHHSVTGPA